Proteins from a genomic interval of Methanomassiliicoccales archaeon:
- a CDS encoding hydrogenase iron-sulfur subunit has product MSISDVDTVSVETQEEWEPKIIVFCCNWCSYAGADLAGVSRLQMPPNFLVIRTMCSARVDPEFVLRAFAKGADGVLVAGCHPADCHYIGGNYRTRRRIAMLRMLLEQYGFNPDRLRLEWISASEGEKFQKTIKEFIETIKELGPNPLKEE; this is encoded by the coding sequence ATGTCAATTAGCGATGTTGATACAGTTTCTGTGGAAACACAGGAGGAGTGGGAGCCGAAGATCATTGTTTTCTGTTGCAACTGGTGTTCGTATGCAGGCGCAGACCTCGCTGGTGTTAGCAGACTCCAAATGCCACCAAACTTCCTCGTGATCAGAACGATGTGTTCAGCAAGAGTTGATCCTGAATTCGTGCTGAGAGCTTTTGCCAAGGGTGCCGATGGAGTGCTCGTAGCTGGTTGCCATCCAGCAGATTGCCATTACATCGGCGGTAATTATCGTACGCGGCGTAGAATCGCGATGTTGAGGATGCTCCTCGAACAATATGGTTTCAATCCCGACAGGCTCCGACTCGAATGGATATCCGCCTCAGAAGGTGAGAAATTCCAAAAAACGATCAAAGAGTTCATCGAAACGATCAAAGAACTGGGGCCGAACCCGCTCAAGGAGGAGTGA